Part of the Spinacia oleracea cultivar Varoflay chromosome 5, BTI_SOV_V1, whole genome shotgun sequence genome, ATTTTTGCAGCCTCTCTTAATACCACATCTTTCATTTCTGAATcggtttcttttttttgttttgttggcgCATTCATATTAACCTTTTCCTTCCTGCATGAAAATCATAATGTTGTTAGTTGAACATTGTTCTGTATAaattgaacataagacttgagaaactgaacatcccACAAAGTGTTCTTATTCATGAACATATGATAgtttataagttgaatttagttgaataTGATTCgttataagttgaacacgagacttgagaaactgaacatcacacaaaattgTTCTTATTTTCATcttttataaattgaacatcatcttttataagttgaacatgatgagTTATAAAATGAACATGACAATATTTAGAAAGtgccaattttgatattttagtaaagaataatgaacaACTGCTTATTACTGTTGCTACTTGCctttttagttgaacatgattctgtacataattctttataagttgaacatgagactgagaaattgaacatcacacaaaaatattgaacatatattagttttataagttgaatgtagttgaacatgattttgtataagttgaacataagatttgaaaaattgaacatcacccaaaagtgttcttatttgtgaacatcatcttttataaattaaacatcatcttttataagttgaacataatgagttataaactgaacatgacaatatttagaaggtgccaattttgatattttagtaaagaataatgaacacctacttataaaatctgaacatgatcttttagtaaagaataatgaacatTAGTTTTAAAGAATGCTTTTGGCTCGTTGTTTGAAGGTAtactgatttttttattttttattttattaatgtcgATGCTTgccttttagttgaacatgattctgtaTAAGTTGAACCTAAGACTAGAGAAACTGGACATCACACAAAGTGTTGAAGATGTCATAGTTTTATAGGTTAAATTTAGTTGTATATAATTCttaataagttgaacatgagattTGAGAAagtgaacatcacacaaagtattgaacatatattagttttataagttaaatttcGTTGAACAACATCACACCAAAGTGTTGAACATAtcagttttataagttgaatttagttgaacatgattctttataagtttaacacgagagttgaaaaactgaacatcacacaaaagtgttattatttgtgaacatcatcttttataagttgaacatgataaattataaactgaacataACAAATTCAGAATTAATATTCAGCAATAACTACCACAAGCACCACGAACAACaatcccaacaacaacaacaacaacacaataTGAAGTTACCAAATGTAGTTCATTCTACAATTCCGAACATCGAACTTTATAAATCAAACATGAACGGTGATAGATCTAAAATCGCAGCATAAAATTGttgtttaaaaaaaatgaacaccTACATATATTATTTTGAACATCTCCATATATTAATTTGAACATCTCCAACCACGAAATCAATTAACGACAATATGTAAATTAAAATCACAATCAAATTTGGTGGCGAAACTACCAAATTATTAAACACGAATTCGCAGcaaaaaccttgaataaatgcAAATTAAAGATCAATTTACAAAGAAAACTCACGAATTTCACACAAATATGGATTGGCgtaaagagaggagagagatatgCGACGGATCTGATAAAAAATTCGCCGAAATCGATCAGAAATTCGACATATTCGACCAGAAAATTGACAGATCTGACCAAAATTTGGCATATCCGACCAAAAATTCGATAGATCTGACCATAGATTCGACGAATCCGACTAGAAATTCGCCGGAATCGCATGAGTAACCGTCACTGTGGAATCCATCGGAGTCAAATTGGAGGTGTAAAGAGAGATAAATATGTagtttgatgagagagaatgTGGAGGTTTTGATGAaagagaaaatggtgagagaaaaataaaatggggtttgatgagagagaaaatgggaaaaggttagaggagagagaaaaatgggtATGTATAATGTAGTGTGTCTTGGCTCATATGCATCTAGAGATAGATGCATAGCTATGCAGCCATTAATTATTACCCATATCACTTTTGATCGAGAACCAAACTGGGGTTGCTATTTTGCTAATTAATGTTACCTTCTTAATTCTTGTTAAGCTGTTTACATTTGATTATCAATCAGGTTGTTAGTaattaggcaaatttgtcagaaaccaccttttaaaataTAGAATTTGCGAGAAATcaccttttaaaaaataaattgcgAGAAGAAATcttatttataaatatttttgcGAGAGACCACTTTAACCTGATTCCGGTAGTTGACTCTTTTTTTCGGCGTTGAATTTACATGTGACTTGCACATGactttttaaaacaaatattaaatattttttttcatatttttctctttaattttcCCTTAAACACCGCTCATCTGAATTTTTGGGTTTCTTCCTCAAATTTTGTTGAATATCTGGGTATATCTTCCATAAACCCTCTTACTCATTTTACATATCACTcaataaactaaaaaaaatatcaaagtcAAAAGTTGAAATTAGGGACATTCAACTCCTTCTAATTTGATTGATTGTATTTTGGTTGATGGTGTGTTGAGATTTTGAGTATTTATATGCATTTTTGAATGAATTACTGCAAGTAGTTGTTGACTTGTGTGCAAGTCAATGTCGGGAAAAAGAGTCAATCACCGGAATCTAGCTAAAGGTGGTCTctggcaaaaaaaaattataaatcggGTTTCTTCTCgcaatttaatttttaaaaggTGATTTCTTGCAAAATCTCTAatttaaaaggtggtttctgACAAATTTGCCTAGTAATTAACTTGAGACGATTAGATCAGCTGTTGACATCGTATGAGTTATGCCTGAGGTTATCCTAATAATTCTCCAATTATCCATACCTACTGTTCAAATTGGTGCTTAGTCTATCGAAATAAGGCGTTTATATATAAACGTTGGTTTGCATCAGTATCAGCAATCCGTTGTAGTCTAGTTGGTCAGGATACTCGGCTCTCACCCGAGAGACCCGGGTTCAAGTCCCGGCAACGGAATTTTGTTTTGTATTCAATACACTCTATGAGGAAATTCGGAATAtataataagtttttttttttctttttttttttagtgataCCAGTTGGTGGCCCGTGcacgataaaaaaaaaaaaaaaatagttaaatTAATAGCTTAATTATTTTAGCTAAAGTATCTCACTTGTAGTTTTGAAAGTCAATAATAAAAGTATTAGTTAGATTAAGTTCTTATGTAATACAGTTGTTTGACGTTTGCTAAAATTATACGTAGCAGAATATAAGTACTTTATTAAAGGCTACATATTCTACTGTTAACTTGTTATTACAAAATATTATACTTCATATCACATAATATCATTAAGATGTAATTACAATAATAGGATTTATAAGAGTAGTTTTCATTCTGGTCAATCCTTTACAAAGAGTTTGgtaatcattattattattgctgCCAATTAAGCTAGAGCGTAGAGATCAGCGTAGATATATCTAACTTGGCCTAAACTAAAAggctaaatgatttttttttaacaagaGAACTAACAAAGGAAGAGAAAGCAAACAAAGAGCAAAACTAAAACCTATGCCTAATAAGATGACGACGGCGAGCCGAAGAAGCCAACAAATGAGCCGGGGACACAGTCTGGCGTGACACTTTCTGGGCGGAGAACCAAGCTAAGGAAGAAATCAGACCCCGTAGCTCCTGAAGCGCCCAAGTAACCGCAGTAGGACCGTCTTGAGAAGTCGACAACAAATTAACCAGAACAGCCGAATCTGTAAGCAAAAGAACACCAGTAAAACCACGTCGAATGGCTATCCTCAGACCCCAGAGGCAAGCTGATAACTCTGCCTGGAAGGCAGAACCAAGGACACAAGCCTGAGCCCCACCCCCGGAGCAGCCAAGAGAGACTATGTCCTTAAGAATCCAGCCTAACCCAGCCGCATTAGTAGAAGAGTCCCAAGCCCCATCTGAAATGAGACAACAAACAGCACAATCCCCAGGTTCCAACTGAGCAGGCAAGATCACAGGATCAGGAAGAGAACAACGAGCACGGGAAGAGGAAAACCGAGTAGCAACACGAGCCTGAAAACACCGCAACTTCCAGGAAGTCGATAAAACCATTAGCGCGCCTGGATCCCAGGAAGCATCCCTAAACCTTACATTATTGCGTAGAATCCAAGTAGACCATAAGATCACAATGAAATGGTCGAACAGCTCATAACGAGACGAAGCAGAAGAGCAGTTGGACATAAAAGCCAGACACCAACTCTCCGGGGAACCTGACGCAGAGGGCAAGAACAGATGCACGGGGGAAGAAGCCCAGAACTGGTGGATCAAAGGACAATCCCTAAACAGGTGCTCAGCGTCCTCTGGAAAAAGATGACAGAACGAGCAAGTCGGATCAACTGGCAGCCCTCGTTTCTGGAGAACGGAAGCCAAAGGGAGACCATGGCGGAGCAGCTTCCAGAAGAAAACTTTGAGCTTAGGAAGAATATTCAAACCCCAGAAGTGTTTCCACCAGGACGCTGAAGGAAACGAAGCGTCGGAAGCCACATTATGGAGGGAGCTCATAAGCAAACACTAGTAGAGAAATCGTCATTTGCAACTCACCAATTACAACTCATACAAGTTACACTCGCTGCGATAAGGAtttggtcaacgcgggtcaaggTATAAATGAATTACTCGCAGCGATTATATGAACAACGCGCtaagaaaaatatatttttttttaaaaaaaataatcgcAGCGCGTATGGGGTAATATAAGATGCAATTAGTGCAATTAATTGCAGTTCTGCCCTTTAGTGTTCGCTGCAATATAACTTCAACCGACATTTTCCTTCTGAGTTGATCCATTCTCAGATCTCAGCCCTAATTATCAAATCTCCAAAACTCATTTACAGTTCTCCTTCGCAAATCTCACCGGCGATTATTATTTCCTCTTTATCTTTGATCTACTCCATTGCAAATCCAATCTCTGAACCCTAACCAACATTCATCTCTCTTTGTAAATCTCATTGTGAATCTCCCTTTCAATCTTCCTCCAAAGATCTCGTAATCTTTCGATTTTACATCAAGATTTCAATAGCTGTCTACAGAGAGATGAAAAGAGggcggaagagagagaaagaattcgACCTTCTGCGGCTCGATGTTCAACCTTCGTTGTTGGCTTTGCGGTATGGATTCGAGCCTTAATCTCTATTTGTTCTTGGAAGTTTGTTTGGTTTATGATGTTTGGGTGATTTGATTGATTTTAGGGTTGATTATTCTTCGTTTGATTTGATGTAATTTTGGGTGGTTTTATTGACTGGAAGACCGATTCGGGTCattttttggttaattttgttttttgtttttgtttttttcatgTTATTTAGGtcgattttgttaatttttctggCCAAATTGGTTTGAGTTTTTGGAATTTACTCGATTTCATTTGTTTTTGGAATTTTTCTGGCCAAATTGGTTTGAGTTTTTGGAATTTACTCGGATTCCTGGACCTGCCTAAGGGAGATGATCAGACCACTGATCATGAAGCGGATGAGAATGAAGCTGCTTCATGGTTGCTACTTTAACCCAGGTAAGAACAGAAACAACCTAAATACAAATGGGTTTTTAACGGGAGGAGGAGAGGTTCATGAGTACCTGGACCTATTTGAATATAATTCAAGTGCAGGTAATCAGTTCTGTGAGCCGTCGTATAATCAGCAGCAGGAATTCAGTGTCCCTGAGAAGAACTTTGGAGATGACAGTGTCGTACCAGTTAAGTCTAGGGAACCAAAAGATCACCAAATACAGTACCAGAACTCTTCAGTTATTCAAAGGGGGCACTGGTTTGGGAACTGGCCGGGATAAATTGGAAGAAAGGGCCGGTATTTTATCATCTTAGCATTGGAGGAAGACGGATTAGGTGAAGTTGTTCCTTCTCCTTCTGGCTCAAGGTATGATTCTGCCCGTCTTAAATTTTGAATCCCGTGCAGCTGAGAAGTAATTTTTGCCTTAATTATAGAATTGGGTTGTTTCATTATCTGAATAAAGAATCACAGAGTACTTGTAAtcatttgtttttaattttattttttcagtcAGTTGTAATTGAGGATTGTATACAATTGATTAAAAGGGTGGACATAACATAATAAGGTTGCTTTATAGAAGTTAGGGGCATTGGATTATCTAAATTAATTGTTGTCTTCAATCTAATTGCAATAATGGTAGGTCGATGTCAAAACTACTCTTACTATCCAACTTTAAGCTCTTGTGAATTTTTGTTCTGTAGGGAAAATGAGGTTTCTTGTCTTTGATTACGTGCCCATGGAAGCTTTTAAAACTACATTCTCTaactgtatatatatatatatttaatttcCTGCATTTTTCAAGTTGTTTCAGTCTTTGTCTTCATGTTTAAGGGTATTTCAATAGAAATTATTTAAGTTATTGTCGTGCTTAATGTGGAATATTAAGGATTCACTATGCCCACATTCTAAGTAGATTTTCTGAATCTTTAGCAAAAATACTCAATATGGTAATGCATTCTGAAAAAATCTTCGAAGCTTACTATGCAGTTGTCATTGAATTGGTTTATTTGATGCTGTGTTATCCTTCATTTTCTGTTGTCCAAGAATCACGCTGTATTTTGTGCACCTGTACTCTTTTTGTTGTCAGTACGGGTATGACATGCTCTTGTAAGTCACGTATAAATTGATGATCTGAATCTAACCGCTTTTTACTTATCAATAATTCATGTCCTGCATTTCAGAGAAGCGAGTCAGCTATTTTTTATCTTCTCTGTTCTTGTCTCAGAATTAAAAACAATGGTTTTAGATCACCTATCTAGTTTACTATTGATGGTGGATGTTTAAGAGTTATTTGTCAGTATATAGCTATGAATCATGAGCTGTGCTTACCCTTTTCAGTCAACAGCTGTCTTTAGTGTCAACTACATAGATGTGAACACCAAGTGCATTATCTTAGTTATTGACTCTATGAAAAGAAAGCTAGCCAGCTCCTTCAAATGCTTAGTGTTTTTATCTAGTCAATGAAAATTGAACTTCTCTTGTCTTTTATTTCGTTTGTTTAATTCTTTTGTTTATTAACTTACATGGTCTTTCTTTTTTAAACTTTGCGTGCCttctttcttctcttcttcACCAGGAGAACAAACCATGCTTCGTAAAATAACAGATTTTTTTGTTCCTGCAGTTAAATCAATTGAAACAGAAAGATACTTAACATAGTATAcaattgattttctttttaagcATTGTTAGTTCTTTGTACATTTAGAAAAACTTCATGACACTGACGAATGAGGTGTTGGTGGTAGTTTTCGTTGTTGATGCTCATTGCATTCCTTGTTGCTTCTATATTCATGTATGCCACTCTTTTTTGCAATATGCTAGTTTCCAAATGTGAAACATGATGTTTTCCTTGAAGCTGTAGACATTTAATGCATTATTGCTCTCTTTTATTCTTGTGCATGTTAATGGAGCTAACCATCTAAAGTTCTGTAATATAAACTTTGGTGCTTTTGTGCTAATAATCCTCTGTTTTCTCTGTCAACAACCTTGCGATCGCAAAAGAAGGTGAACTCACAATAGGAACCATTGATGATATTCAGAAGCTTCATATTCGATCTATTCCTCTGGGAGAACATGCTCGGCGTATCTGCCACCAGGAACAAACTCGCACTTTTGCCATTTGTAGTTTGAAGTACAACCAAGCTAGTGCAGAGGAATCTGAAATGCATTTTGTACGCTTGTTGGATGACCAAACCTTTGAGATCATATCTACTTATGCACTTGATACTTATGAATGTGGTTGCTCCATACTGAGTTGCTCATTCTCAGATGACATCAAAGTTTACTACTGTGTTGGAACAACATATGTTTTACCTGAGGAAAATGAGCCAACCAAGGTAGAGTTTTAGATTTTCATGGAGTTCATATTTCATGCATCTGTCTTCTGATGATATCTGTCAAAAAAAGGGAAACAGTATATAAACATTCAGTGGTATGGTAGTGGAACTATCTTGGCATGTTGTAGTGGAAGAAAGGCTTTTCTGGTGGCGAATACAACTTATTTAAAGCTGCTCCATTAGAGTTATTTACGCTGTTCCAATTTTCTAC contains:
- the LOC110779093 gene encoding uncharacterized protein, which encodes MSSLHNVASDASFPSASWWKHFWGLNILPKLKVFFWKLLRHGLPLASVLQKRGLPVDPTCSFCHLFPEDAEHLFRDCPLIHQFWASSPVHLFLPSASGSPESWCLAFMSNCSSASSRYELFDHFIVILWSTWILRNNVRFRDASWDPGALMVLSTSWKLRCFQARVATRFSSSRARCSLPDPVILPAQLEPGDCAVCCLISDGAWDSSTNAAGLGWILKDIVSLGCSGGGAQACVLGSAFQAELSACLWGLRIAIRRGFTGVLLLTDSAVLVNLLSTSQDGPTAVTWALQELRGLISSLAWFSAQKVSRQTVSPAHLLASSARRRHLIRHRF